The following proteins are co-located in the Anas platyrhynchos isolate ZD024472 breed Pekin duck chromosome 1, IASCAAS_PekinDuck_T2T, whole genome shotgun sequence genome:
- the P4HA3 gene encoding prolyl 4-hydroxylase subunit alpha-3 → MRAVGVLGLGALLAWLPPVPADTFSALRSVRQARGVEGRLLRRLRAYLREESARLRRLGRFYEKVRALHQDPGASVDNPLLAFSLIKRLSSDWPRLVHSDEAAENTRALHDGFEEVQQELPGAEDLEGAARALMRLQDVYGLSVKGMANGVFQPAGTGRPPLYSPGLRVALSADDCFHVGKVAYDTGDYYHSIAWLEEAVSRFRLSYGSWNPEEERGSLEDALDHLAFSYFMAGNISHALTLSREFLHYDPSNQRVTRNVAKYKKLLASGGDRVGSPLRRPNATRLQSRDAYEELCQSLGAQPAMERPPRLGCSYETNGSPYLLLQPAKKETLRLQPYIALYHDFISDAEAETIKGLAGPWLQRSVVASGEKQQKAEYRISKSAWLKDTADPVVRALELRMAAVTGLDLRPPYAEYLQVVNYGLGGHYEPHFDHATSRKSPLYRMKSGNRIATVMIYLSAVEAGGSTAFIYANFSVPVVKNAALFWWNLRRNGDGDGDTLHAGCPVLAGDKWVANKWIHEHGQEFRRPCSRDPRD, encoded by the exons aTGCGGGctgtgggggtgctggggctgggggcactgctggcttGGCTGCCCCCCGTCCCTGCCGACACCTTCTCGGCTCTGAGAAGCGTGAGGCAGGCTCGGGGGGTCGAGGGGAGGCTGCTGAGGAGGCTCCGAGCCTACCTGCGGGAGGAGAGCGCCCGCCTGCGCCGCCTGGGCAG GTTCTACGAGAAGGTTCGGGCGCTGCACCAGGACCCCGGCGCCTCGGTGGATAACCCCTTGCTGGCCTTCAGCCTCATCAAACGCCTCAGCTCCGACTGGCCCCGCTTGGTCCACAGCGACGAGGCCGCCGAAAACACCCGGG CTCTCCATGATGGTTTCGAGGAGGTGCAGCAAGAATTGCCCGGAGCCGAGGACCTGGAAGGAGCGGCGAGGGCGTTGATGAGGCTGCAGGACGTCTACGGGCTCAGCGTCAAGGGCATGGCCAACGGCGTCTTCCAGCCCGCCGGCACCGGCCGCCCTCCCCTATACAGCCCCGGCCTCCGCGTCGCCCTCTCCGCCGACGATTGCTTCCACGTGGGCAAG GTGGCCTACGACACGGGTGACTATTACCACTCCATCGCCTGGCTGGAGGAGGCCGTCAGCCGCTTCCGCCTGTCCTACGGCAGCTGGAACCCGGAGGAGGAGCGGGGCAGCCTGGAGGACGCCCTCGACCACCTCGCCTTCTCCTACTTCATG GCTGGAAACATCTCCCACGCCTTGACCCTCTCCAGGGAATTTCTCCACTACG ACCCCAGTAACCAGAGGGTGACGAGGAACGTGGCCAAATACAAGAAGCTGCTGGCGTCAGGGGGGGACCGAGTGGGGAGCCCCCTGCGGCGCCCCAATGCCACCCGCCTGCAGAGCCGGGACGCCTACGAGGAGCTGTGCCAGAGTCTGGGGGCACAG CCGGCCATGGAGCGGCCCCCACGCCTCGGCTGCTCCTACGAGACCAACGGCAGCCCctacctcctgctgcagcccgcCAAGAAGGAGACGCTGAGGCTCCAGCCCTACATCGCCTTGTACCACGACTTCATCAGCGACGCCGAGGCCGAGACCATCAAGGGGTTGGCGGGGCCCTGG CTCCAGCGCTCCGTGGTGGCCTCcggggagaagcagcagaaggccGAGTACAGGATCAGCAAGAG CGCCTGGCTGAAGGACACGGCCGACCCCGTGGTGCGGGCGCTGGAGCTGCGCATGGCGGCCGTCACCGGCCTGGATTTGAGGCCTCCCTACGCCGAGTACCTGCAGGTGGTCAACTACGGGCTGGGCGGCCACTACGAGCCACACTTCGACCACGCCACG TCCAGGAAGAGCCCCCTTTACAGAATGAAGTCCGGCAACAGGATCGCCACGGTCATGATCTAC CTGAGCGCCGTGGAGGCCGGTGGCTCCACCGCCTTCATCTACGCCAACTTCAGCGTGCCCGTGGTTAAG AACGCAGCCCTCTTCTGGTGGAACCTGCGGAGGAACGGGGACGGCGACGGGGACACCCTGCACGCCGGCTGCCCCGTCCTGGCTGGGGACAAATGGG TGGCGAACAAGTGGATCCACGAGCACGGGCAGGAATTTCGGCGGCCCTGCAGCCGCGATCCCCGGGACTGA